TTCACTCTTTTAACGGGACCGGCAGGCCCTTGATACTGATCAATGGCAGGATGGATGATGTGAGCATGCTTGAGCCAAATGATATTGAAAGTGTAACTGTTTTAAAGGATGCGGCGGCGGCGGTTTTATCGGGATTGAATTCTTCCAATGGTGTGCTGCTCATCACCACCAGGCGCGGGCAGCCCGGAAAGATCAGGGTAAGCTACAATGTAGAATCTTCTTTTCAGCAGCCTACACGGGCGCCCAAATTTCTGGATGCCTACAATTACGCAGTGCTGTACAATGAGGCCCAGCTGAACGATAATCCGGCGGCTACACCAAAATACAACGCTGCTGCATTGGAGGGCTTCCGCAGTGGTAGCGATCCTTTTCTGTATCCGGACGTAGACTGGACCGGAACGCTGCTGAAAAAATTCTCGCTGCAAACCAGGAACAACCTGAACATTACGGGGGGAACGGAGCAGGCCAAATACTACTTTTCGGCCAGCTATTTAAATGACAATGGCATTTTTAATACGGATAAAAATATCAATACCTATAACACCAACTCCAACCTGAACGTATTGAATGTAAGGGCAAACATAGATCTGGACATCACAAAAAACCTGAGCCTGTTTACAGATGTGAGGTCAAAAAGGGAAAAAAGAAATGCGCCGGGCGCCTATAGCGAAAGTTATGATGAAACGATTTTTGGTGCTTTATACAGCACCCCTGCCAACGCCTATCCCTTAAAAAATGCGGATGGATCGCTGGGGGGTAACCTGACGTATACCAATAACCCTTATGGTATGCTCAATTACAGTGGCTATTCCAATTACATCATTACGTCTTTGTCTACTTTCTCTGAACTGACTTACGATTTCAACAGTTTGCTGAAAGGCTTAAAGTTGAGGGCCAACCTGGGTTTTACCAGCTATGCCGAACTTCAGTTTAGCCGGAGTAAAACCTTTGCGGTATACTCCTTAAATGCCGGGAGCAGTCCGGCTACCTACACCAGGCTTGGAACGGATGGAACACAGGGAACGGGGTCTGGAGGCTATACGGCCAGGCAGCGGATTTTTGACCATTCGGCTGCGCTCGACTATGATGCTGTTTTTGGCGGGCACAGTATTGCTGCAATGCTGATGTATGAAAGGCAGCAGCTGGACAATGGAAATTCGACAGAGCTGACCAGAAATTTCCAGGGGCCTAAAGGCAGGATTTCCTATCGCTTTAAAAATAGGTACCTGCTGGAACTGGTGGCCGCGCTGCAGGGAAGTGAACAATACCCTAAGGGCAACCGCTATGGATTTTTTCCTGCGGTATCGGCCGGGTGGATCCTTTCAGATGAGGCTTTCATGAAGGACAGCTTCATCAGCTTTTTAAAGATCAGGGGTTCCTACGGCCGGACAGGTTCACTGGCAAACGGTGTATATTTCGACTACCTCAATGCCTATGCTCAGGGTGCAGCCGGAGTTGGGGGTGCAGCCTTTGGTACCGTGCCTGCCAATACACAGGGCGTATACCAGAGCCAAATCGGCAATCCGTTCATTACCTGGGAAAAAAGCCTCAAATCAAATGCCGGGCTGGATTTTAGCCTGTTTAACGGCAGGCTTAATGCTTCAGTCGATTATTTCAATGAGAAAACAGATGACATCCTGGTCTCTAACGCCATCAGTGCGATGTATGGGGCGCCAATTGTTGCCCCTATAGGTACTTTTAGTAACAAAGGGTTTGAAATCGGGGCCGGGTGGGCAGATAAAGCGGGTGAACTTCAATATTCCATAACCGCCACCTATTCATCCGCAAAAAATAAGGTCACAGAAAAAGCGGAGCAGTTCAGGAATTATTCCTGGATGTACGAGACCGGCAACCCGAGAGGGACAAGGATGGGCTATGTTTTTGATCGTTTTTTTACAGAAAATGACAACTTCACCACTTTGCCCAACCA
This Pedobacter africanus DNA region includes the following protein-coding sequences:
- a CDS encoding SusC/RagA family TonB-linked outer membrane protein — protein: MIKKNTQLSIAAAGLLLFSCYQAQAQEKKADSLDKPVPLLYGSQHKKYITGAVSELKGADVSNVPGTNRLNSFSGRTTGFFVSQLDGLPGTEENAYQIRGFHSFNGTGRPLILINGRMDDVSMLEPNDIESVTVLKDAAAAVLSGLNSSNGVLLITTRRGQPGKIRVSYNVESSFQQPTRAPKFLDAYNYAVLYNEAQLNDNPAATPKYNAAALEGFRSGSDPFLYPDVDWTGTLLKKFSLQTRNNLNITGGTEQAKYYFSASYLNDNGIFNTDKNINTYNTNSNLNVLNVRANIDLDITKNLSLFTDVRSKREKRNAPGAYSESYDETIFGALYSTPANAYPLKNADGSLGGNLTYTNNPYGMLNYSGYSNYIITSLSTFSELTYDFNSLLKGLKLRANLGFTSYAELQFSRSKTFAVYSLNAGSSPATYTRLGTDGTQGTGSGGYTARQRIFDHSAALDYDAVFGGHSIAAMLMYERQQLDNGNSTELTRNFQGPKGRISYRFKNRYLLELVAALQGSEQYPKGNRYGFFPAVSAGWILSDEAFMKDSFISFLKIRGSYGRTGSLANGVYFDYLNAYAQGAAGVGGAAFGTVPANTQGVYQSQIGNPFITWEKSLKSNAGLDFSLFNGRLNASVDYFNEKTDDILVSNAISAMYGAPIVAPIGTFSNKGFEIGAGWADKAGELQYSITATYSSAKNKVTEKAEQFRNYSWMYETGNPRGTRMGYVFDRFFTENDNFTTLPNQSSLGTQRPGDLKYKDLNGDNVIDNNDITAIGYAKIPEVVYGANLGLKYKWLDLNVFFQGTARGTTYNSGATYNEFTNSGRGNVLEHHLQRWTPGSGQSAAYPRLTLSNTNNFVQNSYWLRDNSFLRLKYVELGYMLPAGLVNKIGISTARLFVNGNNVFLWDKVKQKDPEAQDNGLSYPLQRSFSVGLNVKF